A portion of the Desulfuromonas acetexigens genome contains these proteins:
- a CDS encoding cobyric acid synthase yields the protein MNSINLTQRHRHGGNLHQFSAEVGIPVDQLLDFSANLNPLGPPKWLRAEISAHIGELVHYPDPNCENLTKALAEENGCSPDNLLVGNGATELLYLLPRALKVERALIPMPSYADYEDATRLAGIEVEQLLLDVANDFAIDFDRLSERLQPDQLVLLGQPNNPTGRLCDIERLRELANASPRTYFVIDESFIAFVDEGNSLRHERPANVIVVESMTKAYAIPGLRLGYLIADAAIVTQLRRLMPDWTVNSLAQSIGCRALADHEYRRLSREYVVQQRLALSGALAELPGLYIFPGDANFLLLRLDDARMSAGELARRMLKKGVAVRVCDNFKGLDQNYFRVAVRGAEEQDRLCGVLKDILVPSRTGSPRRKTPAIMFQGTGSNAGKSVLTAAMCRILHQDGYDVAPFKAQNMSLNSFVTRQGGEMGRAQVVQAQACRLEPDVCMNPILLKPNSDTGSQVILKGKVCGSMHFSEYTDRRQTMFEVVKESYDSLAAKHQVIVLEGAGSPAEINLKDRDIVNMNMARYADAPVLLVGDIDRGGVFASFVGTMELLCESERRQVAGFVINRFRGDQSFLTSALEYTLRHTGKPVLGIVPYLAQLGLPEEDSVSFKSGGFRQEMTAVDRVDVAVIDLPHISNFTDFDALSIEPDVHLRIVRSADELGKPDALILPGSKNVLSDLDYLRHGGFAERIASLASNDCCEIVGICGGFQLLGRRISDPHAVESDGISRPGLGLLPIETVLAPQKITVQTRARHIPSRRELVGYEIHHGRTNALDDSLEIIVRNSEDEMLGGSVHQGRVWGTYLHGVFDGDEFRRFFVDGLRRRRGWSAEGRILVRYDLEPALDRLADVVRKALDIKAIYRRIGL from the coding sequence ATGAATTCGATTAACCTGACGCAACGACATAGACATGGCGGCAATCTGCATCAATTCAGTGCGGAGGTGGGCATTCCTGTTGATCAATTACTTGACTTTTCAGCCAATCTCAATCCATTAGGCCCGCCAAAATGGCTGAGGGCGGAGATAAGCGCTCATATCGGCGAACTCGTCCATTATCCCGACCCCAATTGCGAAAATTTAACTAAAGCTCTGGCGGAGGAGAATGGTTGCTCTCCCGATAACCTGCTGGTCGGTAACGGCGCCACTGAACTGCTCTATCTGCTGCCTAGGGCGCTGAAGGTTGAGCGGGCATTGATCCCCATGCCTTCCTATGCCGATTACGAAGACGCAACACGTCTGGCCGGCATCGAAGTTGAACAACTGCTTCTCGACGTCGCGAATGACTTTGCCATTGATTTTGACCGATTGTCTGAGCGACTTCAGCCTGACCAATTGGTGCTGCTCGGCCAGCCGAATAATCCGACCGGTCGACTTTGCGATATAGAACGTTTGCGTGAGTTGGCCAATGCCTCTCCACGGACATATTTTGTGATCGACGAATCTTTCATCGCTTTCGTTGATGAAGGGAATAGCCTGCGCCATGAGCGTCCCGCCAATGTGATTGTCGTCGAATCGATGACCAAAGCTTACGCGATTCCCGGGTTGCGTCTTGGCTATCTGATAGCCGACGCCGCCATCGTCACTCAATTGCGTCGTTTGATGCCGGACTGGACGGTCAACTCTCTGGCACAAAGCATCGGCTGCCGCGCTCTTGCCGACCATGAATATCGCCGCTTGAGTCGTGAGTACGTTGTTCAACAGCGCCTGGCGTTGTCCGGAGCCTTGGCTGAATTGCCCGGTTTGTATATTTTCCCCGGTGATGCCAATTTTCTCCTGTTGCGCTTGGATGATGCGCGTATGAGCGCCGGCGAACTGGCTCGACGCATGCTGAAAAAAGGTGTTGCCGTTCGTGTTTGTGACAATTTTAAAGGGCTGGATCAAAACTACTTCCGCGTTGCCGTGCGGGGCGCCGAAGAACAGGACCGGTTGTGCGGTGTCCTGAAAGATATTCTGGTGCCTAGCCGAACCGGAAGTCCCCGTCGGAAAACTCCTGCGATCATGTTCCAAGGCACCGGTTCCAATGCCGGCAAGAGTGTGCTGACCGCCGCCATGTGCCGCATCCTGCATCAGGACGGATACGACGTCGCTCCCTTCAAGGCACAGAACATGTCGTTGAATTCCTTCGTCACCAGGCAGGGTGGTGAGATGGGGCGGGCCCAGGTAGTGCAAGCCCAGGCTTGTCGACTGGAGCCGGATGTGTGCATGAACCCGATCCTGCTGAAACCGAACAGTGACACCGGTTCCCAGGTCATCCTCAAGGGTAAGGTCTGCGGCAGCATGCACTTTAGTGAGTACACAGATCGGCGTCAGACTATGTTCGAAGTGGTGAAGGAGAGTTACGATTCTCTTGCCGCCAAACACCAGGTAATTGTTTTGGAAGGCGCCGGCAGCCCGGCTGAAATCAATCTCAAAGACCGGGATATCGTCAACATGAACATGGCCCGCTACGCCGATGCGCCGGTTCTTCTTGTCGGGGATATCGATCGAGGCGGTGTTTTTGCCTCTTTTGTCGGCACAATGGAGCTGCTCTGCGAGTCGGAGCGACGGCAGGTGGCCGGATTTGTCATCAATCGTTTTCGCGGCGATCAAAGTTTTTTGACCTCGGCGCTGGAATATACTCTGCGCCACACAGGCAAACCGGTTTTAGGCATAGTCCCTTATCTTGCTCAGCTGGGTTTGCCTGAAGAGGACTCCGTTTCTTTCAAATCCGGGGGTTTTAGGCAGGAAATGACAGCGGTTGATCGCGTTGATGTCGCCGTGATCGACCTGCCGCATATCTCCAACTTCACTGATTTTGATGCACTCTCCATCGAGCCGGATGTTCATCTGCGAATAGTGCGTAGCGCGGATGAGTTGGGCAAACCCGACGCCTTGATTCTTCCCGGAAGCAAAAACGTGCTCAGTGATCTCGACTATCTTCGTCATGGCGGCTTTGCTGAACGAATCGCCTCTCTTGCAAGTAATGACTGTTGTGAAATCGTCGGCATTTGCGGCGGCTTCCAACTGTTAGGTCGGCGGATCAGTGACCCCCACGCCGTGGAGTCAGATGGGATTTCGCGGCCAGGCCTCGGGCTCTTGCCGATCGAAACGGTACTCGCCCCCCAGAAAATCACAGTACAGACCCGTGCCCGCCACATTCCTTCGAGGCGGGAGTTGGTCGGTTACGAAATCCACCACGGTCGCACCAACGCCCTTGATGATTCACTTGAGATCATTGTCCGCAACAGTGAGGACGAGA